From one Bacteroides eggerthii genomic stretch:
- the trkA gene encoding Trk system potassium transporter TrkA — MKIIIAGAGAVGTHLAKLLSREKQDIILMDDNEERMSTLSSNFDLMTVTASPTSITGLKEVGVGEADLFIAVTPDESRNITACMLATNLGAQKTVGRIDNYEYLLPKNKEFFQKLGVDSLIYPEMLAAKEIVSSIRMSWVRQWWEFCGGALILIGAKMREKAEILDIPLHQLGGPELPYHVVAIKRGNETLIPRGDDVIKLHDIVYFTTTRKFVPYIRKIAGKEDYADVRNVMIMGGSRIAVRTAQYVPDYMQVKIVDNDLNRCNRLTELLDDKTMIINGDGRDMDLLVEEGLKNTEAFVALTGNSETNILACLAAKRMGVSKTVAEVENIDYIGMAESLDIGTVINKKMIAASHIYQMMLDADVSNVKCLTFANADVAEFTVKAGSKITKHPVKDLGLPKGTTIGGLIRNGEGVVVMGNTQIQPGDHVVVFCLNMMIKKIEKYFN; from the coding sequence GTGAAGATTATTATTGCAGGTGCCGGCGCAGTAGGCACACATTTAGCCAAACTCTTGTCGCGCGAGAAGCAAGACATCATATTGATGGACGACAACGAAGAAAGGATGAGCACGCTCAGCTCCAACTTCGACTTGATGACCGTCACCGCCTCTCCCACCTCCATTACAGGATTAAAAGAAGTAGGAGTAGGAGAAGCCGACCTCTTCATTGCCGTCACCCCCGATGAAAGCCGCAACATCACCGCCTGTATGCTTGCCACCAACCTCGGTGCGCAAAAGACCGTAGGGCGCATTGACAACTACGAATACCTGCTACCCAAAAACAAGGAGTTCTTCCAGAAGTTAGGGGTAGACTCGCTCATTTATCCGGAAATGCTCGCTGCAAAAGAAATCGTATCATCCATCCGCATGAGCTGGGTGCGCCAATGGTGGGAATTTTGCGGCGGTGCACTGATTCTGATAGGTGCCAAGATGCGCGAAAAGGCTGAGATTCTGGACATCCCCCTGCACCAACTGGGCGGACCGGAACTGCCCTATCACGTGGTAGCCATCAAACGCGGTAACGAAACATTGATTCCTCGTGGCGACGATGTCATAAAGCTGCACGACATTGTCTACTTCACCACCACCCGCAAATTCGTTCCATATATCCGCAAGATAGCCGGCAAAGAAGATTATGCCGACGTACGCAACGTCATGATTATGGGCGGAAGCCGCATTGCCGTGCGCACCGCACAATATGTTCCCGACTATATGCAAGTGAAAATTGTGGATAACGACCTGAACCGATGCAACCGGCTGACCGAATTATTGGATGACAAGACAATGATTATCAACGGAGACGGACGAGACATGGACTTACTCGTGGAAGAAGGATTGAAGAACACCGAAGCCTTTGTTGCACTAACCGGCAACTCGGAAACAAACATCCTTGCCTGTCTGGCGGCAAAGCGTATGGGAGTAAGCAAAACAGTGGCGGAAGTAGAAAACATAGATTATATAGGTATGGCGGAAAGCCTTGACATCGGCACTGTCATCAATAAAAAGATGATCGCTGCCAGCCATATTTACCAGATGATGCTGGATGCCGACGTCAGCAATGTGAAATGCCTGACTTTCGCCAATGCTGATGTAGCGGAGTTTACCGTCAAGGCAGGATCCAAAATAACCAAACACCCGGTAAAAGACCTCGGCCTGCCCAAAGGAACCACTATCGGCGGACTGATACGTAACGGTGAAGGTGTTGTGGTTATGGGTAACACGCAAATACAACCCGGCGACCATGTGGTGGTATTCTGCCTGAACATGATGATTAAGAAAATCGAAAAATACTTTAATTAG
- a CDS encoding NADH-quinone oxidoreductase subunit A, whose product MNFTLLVVVLLTAIAFVGIVIALSNAIAPRSYNAQKMEPYECGIPTRGKSWMQFRVGYYLFAILFLMFEVETVFLFPWAVITRELGVAGLFSILFFLIILILGLAYAWRKGALEWK is encoded by the coding sequence ATGAACTTTACTTTGTTAGTAGTCGTCCTGTTGACGGCAATTGCTTTCGTGGGTATCGTCATCGCGCTGTCTAATGCGATAGCGCCCCGTTCGTACAATGCGCAGAAAATGGAGCCGTACGAATGTGGTATTCCCACCCGCGGTAAATCATGGATGCAGTTCCGGGTGGGTTACTACCTGTTTGCCATCCTGTTTCTGATGTTCGAGGTGGAGACGGTTTTCCTGTTCCCTTGGGCAGTCATTACAAGGGAGCTTGGAGTAGCCGGGCTTTTCAGTATTTTATTTTTCCTTATTATATTAATTCTGGGTCTTGCTTATGCCTGGAGGAAAGGAGCTTTGGAATGGAAGTAA
- a CDS encoding NADH-quinone oxidoreductase subunit D translates to MEIKYINPAALHDEMLRLRQEEQMDFLECLTGMDWGEPDTAKDTPDTPRGLGVVYQLESTATGKRMAVRTATLDREHPELPSVCDIWKAADFLEREVFDFYGVVFIGHPDMRRLYLRNDWVGYPMRKDDDPEAQNPLRMDNEETVDTTTELELNPDGTVKNKESLLFGDDEYVVNIGPQHPATHGVMRFRVSLEGEIIEKIDANCGYIHRGIEKMCESLTYPQTLALTDRLDYLGAHQNRHALCMCIEQAMGIEVSERVQYIRTIMDELQRIDSHLLFYSCLAMDLGALTAFFYGFRDREKILDIFEGTCGGRLIMNYNTIGGVQADIAPDFQKKVKEFIPYLRGILHEYHDVFTGNIIAQQRLKGVGVLSREDAIAFGATGGTGRASGWACDVRKRMPYSMYSKVDFKEVIRTEGDSWARYLIRMDEIMESLNIIEQLIDNIPEGNYQEKMKPIIRVPEGNYYAAVEGSRGEFGVFLESHGDKMPYRLHFRSTGLPLVSTVDTICRGAKIADLIAIGGTLDYVVPDIDR, encoded by the coding sequence ATGGAAATAAAATATATAAATCCCGCAGCCTTGCATGACGAGATGCTGCGCCTACGGCAAGAAGAGCAGATGGACTTCCTTGAATGCCTTACAGGCATGGACTGGGGTGAGCCGGACACAGCTAAAGATACTCCCGACACTCCACGAGGCCTTGGCGTTGTTTATCAGCTGGAATCTACTGCCACCGGCAAACGGATGGCAGTTCGCACCGCCACCCTCGACAGGGAACATCCCGAACTGCCTTCAGTGTGCGACATATGGAAAGCCGCCGACTTCCTGGAACGTGAAGTATTCGATTTCTATGGGGTGGTTTTCATCGGTCATCCCGATATGCGACGTCTTTATCTGCGCAATGATTGGGTAGGCTATCCGATGCGTAAGGACGATGATCCTGAAGCACAAAACCCTCTGCGTATGGATAATGAGGAGACAGTCGATACAACCACCGAACTGGAGCTGAATCCGGATGGAACCGTAAAGAACAAAGAATCGCTACTCTTCGGTGATGATGAATATGTAGTAAATATCGGTCCGCAGCATCCTGCAACCCATGGTGTAATGCGTTTCCGCGTGTCACTGGAAGGTGAAATCATCGAAAAAATCGATGCCAACTGCGGCTATATCCACCGGGGCATCGAAAAGATGTGCGAGAGCCTGACATACCCGCAAACACTGGCTCTAACCGACCGTTTGGACTATCTGGGCGCCCACCAAAACCGCCATGCCCTATGCATGTGCATCGAACAAGCAATGGGTATAGAAGTCAGCGAACGCGTGCAGTACATCCGCACAATCATGGACGAATTGCAACGCATCGATTCACACTTGCTTTTCTACTCCTGCCTGGCAATGGACCTCGGCGCACTGACCGCTTTCTTCTACGGTTTTCGCGATCGCGAGAAGATTCTGGACATCTTTGAAGGAACCTGCGGCGGACGCCTCATCATGAACTATAACACAATTGGCGGCGTACAAGCCGACATTGCTCCCGACTTCCAGAAAAAGGTAAAAGAATTCATTCCTTACCTGCGCGGCATCCTGCATGAATACCACGATGTATTTACGGGAAACATCATTGCGCAACAACGTCTGAAAGGCGTAGGGGTACTGTCTCGTGAAGATGCCATAGCCTTCGGCGCCACCGGAGGCACAGGTCGTGCCAGCGGTTGGGCTTGCGATGTGCGTAAGCGTATGCCTTACAGCATGTATAGCAAGGTGGACTTTAAAGAAGTTATCCGCACCGAAGGTGATTCCTGGGCACGCTATCTCATCCGCATGGATGAAATCATGGAAAGCCTGAATATCATCGAACAGTTGATAGACAACATCCCCGAAGGCAACTATCAGGAAAAGATGAAACCGATTATCCGCGTGCCGGAAGGCAACTACTATGCCGCCGTAGAAGGCAGCCGCGGTGAATTCGGGGTATTCCTCGAAAGCCATGGCGACAAAATGCCCTACCGCTTGCATTTCCGCAGTACGGGGCTTCCATTGGTATCTACCGTAGACACAATTTGTCGCGGTGCAAAGATTGCCGACCTTATCGCTATCGGTGGAACACTGGACTATGTAGTACCGGATATTGACAGGTAA
- a CDS encoding NADH-quinone oxidoreductase subunit B: MEVTKKPNIKSIPYEEFTDNETLEKLVRELNAGGANVALGVLDDFVNWGRSNSLWPLTFATSCCGIEFMALGAARYDMARFGFEVARASPRQADMIMVCGTITNKMAPVLKRLYDQMADPKYVIAVGGCAVSGGPFKKSYHVVNGVDKILPVDVYIPGCPPRPEAFYYGMMQLQRKVKIEKYFGGVNRKEEKNL; this comes from the coding sequence ATGGAAGTAACGAAGAAACCCAACATAAAATCTATCCCTTATGAGGAGTTTACAGACAATGAAACGTTGGAGAAATTGGTTCGGGAACTTAATGCAGGAGGTGCCAACGTGGCCCTCGGCGTACTGGACGATTTCGTTAATTGGGGACGCAGTAACTCACTGTGGCCGCTTACGTTTGCAACAAGTTGTTGCGGTATCGAATTTATGGCCCTCGGTGCAGCCCGCTATGATATGGCACGCTTCGGGTTTGAAGTAGCCCGCGCCAGTCCGCGTCAGGCAGACATGATCATGGTGTGTGGAACAATCACAAACAAAATGGCCCCGGTGCTGAAACGTCTGTACGACCAGATGGCCGACCCTAAGTATGTGATAGCCGTAGGTGGCTGCGCAGTCAGTGGCGGTCCGTTCAAGAAGTCTTACCACGTTGTCAATGGAGTGGATAAGATCCTGCCGGTAGACGTATATATTCCGGGATGCCCTCCCCGACCCGAAGCATTCTACTACGGAATGATGCAGTTGCAACGCAAAGTGAAAATCGAAAAATATTTTGGCGGAGTAAACCGAAAAGAAGAGAAGAACTTGTGA
- a CDS encoding TrkH family potassium uptake protein, with the protein MINFKTIIRIIGILLLLETIMLLACSGISYYYNDEALLDFWKSAGITAGAGLLMAVAGKGGDKQLTRRDGYVLVSFAWVAFSLFGMLPFYISGYVPDITNAFFETMSGFTSTGATVLDNIESLPHGLLFWRSMTQWIGGLGIIMFTIAVLPIFGVSGLQVFAAEASGPTHDKVHPRIGITAKWIWGIYTGLTFILVILLMLGGMNWFDSICHAFATTGTGGFSTKQASVAYYHSPYIEYVISLFMFVSGINFTLLLFFVNRKFKKVIDNAELKWYFWSVTGFTTVIAVILHYTSSMGMEEAFRKSLFQVISLHTSTGFATDDYMLWTPILWGLLTIVMIMGACAGSTTGGLKCIRMVILAKVSRNEFKHILHPNAVLPVRVNKQVISPSIVSTVLAFFFLYFIIAIIGILIMMGMGIDAEESIGCVVSSIGNMGPGLGDTGPAYSWNSLPDAAKWLLSFLMLLGRLELFTVLLLFTPEFWKRN; encoded by the coding sequence GTGATCAACTTTAAGACAATTATACGGATTATCGGTATTCTGCTATTGCTGGAAACAATCATGCTGTTGGCATGCTCGGGCATATCATATTACTATAACGACGAAGCACTGCTCGACTTTTGGAAATCGGCAGGAATCACAGCCGGAGCCGGTCTGCTCATGGCAGTTGCCGGAAAAGGGGGCGACAAGCAGTTAACCCGTCGCGACGGTTATGTATTGGTCAGCTTTGCCTGGGTAGCCTTCTCCCTCTTCGGTATGTTGCCTTTTTACATCAGCGGATATGTCCCCGACATTACAAATGCTTTTTTTGAAACCATGTCCGGCTTTACCAGTACGGGAGCCACCGTACTGGACAACATAGAGTCGCTTCCCCATGGACTTTTGTTCTGGCGCAGCATGACGCAATGGATAGGCGGTTTGGGAATCATCATGTTCACGATTGCAGTGTTGCCCATCTTCGGAGTCAGCGGCCTGCAAGTATTCGCAGCCGAAGCCAGCGGCCCCACCCATGACAAAGTGCACCCGCGCATCGGCATTACAGCCAAATGGATATGGGGAATCTATACCGGACTTACCTTTATCCTCGTAATCCTGCTAATGCTGGGAGGAATGAACTGGTTTGACAGCATATGCCATGCTTTCGCCACCACAGGCACAGGAGGTTTTTCTACCAAACAGGCGAGTGTGGCATACTATCATTCTCCCTACATAGAATATGTTATCTCCCTTTTTATGTTTGTCTCCGGCATCAACTTTACGTTGCTGTTGTTTTTTGTCAACCGGAAATTCAAAAAAGTCATTGATAACGCTGAATTGAAATGGTACTTCTGGTCGGTAACCGGATTTACCACCGTAATTGCCGTTATCCTTCATTATACCAGTTCGATGGGCATGGAAGAAGCCTTCCGCAAATCATTGTTCCAGGTTATCTCCCTGCACACTTCCACCGGCTTTGCCACAGACGACTACATGCTATGGACGCCCATACTCTGGGGATTACTGACCATCGTCATGATAATGGGAGCGTGCGCAGGCAGCACGACAGGCGGACTAAAATGTATTCGAATGGTCATTCTCGCCAAAGTGTCACGCAATGAGTTCAAGCATATCCTCCACCCCAACGCCGTATTACCGGTACGCGTAAACAAGCAAGTCATATCGCCTTCCATTGTTTCTACCGTACTGGCATTCTTCTTTTTATATTTCATTATTGCTATCATCGGCATATTAATAATGATGGGAATGGGGATAGATGCCGAAGAATCTATCGGCTGCGTTGTGTCCAGCATCGGGAATATGGGTCCGGGATTAGGAGATACCGGCCCGGCATATTCGTGGAATTCCCTACCCGATGCCGCTAAATGGCTGCTGTCGTTCCTGATGTTGCTGGGACGTCTGGAATTATTCACCGTTTTACTTTTATTCACACCGGAATTCTGGAAACGGAATTGA